A genomic window from Streptomyces sp. NBC_00234 includes:
- a CDS encoding VOC family protein: MVHVLSSRVLLRPRDPQLSRDFYGDALGLAVYREFGTGPERGTVYFLGGGYLEVSGRSDEPPTETIRLWLQVADCEAAHEELVGHGVHVLRPPLREPWGLIEMWIADPDGHRIVLTEVPADHPLRYRP; the protein is encoded by the coding sequence ATGGTGCATGTGCTGAGCAGCCGGGTGTTGCTGAGACCCCGTGACCCACAGCTCTCCCGGGACTTCTACGGGGATGCCCTCGGGCTCGCCGTGTACCGGGAGTTCGGTACCGGGCCGGAGCGCGGGACGGTCTACTTCCTCGGCGGCGGCTACCTCGAGGTGTCCGGGCGGTCGGACGAACCCCCGACGGAGACGATCCGGCTCTGGCTGCAGGTCGCCGACTGCGAGGCGGCCCACGAGGAACTGGTGGGGCACGGCGTCCACGTGCTGCGTCCGCCGCTGCGGGAGCCCTGGGGTCTGATCGAGATGTGGATCGCCGATCCCGATGGCCATCGCATCGTGCTGACCGAGGTGCCCGCCGATCACCCCTTGCGGTATCGGCCCTGA
- a CDS encoding metallophosphoesterase family protein, with amino-acid sequence MSSLSDPAPPPARGAGRLLAVSDLHVGIADNRAIVESLHPTSDEDWLIVAGDVAEQVSDIAWALELLAGRFAHVVWTPGNHELWTIDRDAVALRGRARYDHLVEVCRGLGVSTPEDPFPHWPGPDGPVAIAPVFVLYDYTFLAPGTTTKEESLARAHEVGIVCTDEFMLHPDPYPTRDDWCRARVAQTEQRLAAHDPAVPLVIAGHWPLVRQPTDVLWHPEFAQWCGTELTADWHRRFDVEAVVYGHLHIPRTTWYDGVRFEEVSIGYPREWRERGHPLGLLRQILPYAERPATPVEAHADGREETS; translated from the coding sequence ATGAGTTCTCTGAGCGACCCCGCCCCGCCCCCCGCGCGGGGAGCGGGCCGGCTCCTCGCCGTGAGTGATCTGCACGTCGGAATCGCCGACAACCGCGCGATCGTCGAGTCGCTGCACCCGACGTCCGACGAGGACTGGCTCATCGTCGCGGGTGATGTGGCCGAGCAGGTGTCGGACATCGCCTGGGCGCTGGAGCTGCTCGCGGGGCGATTCGCGCACGTGGTGTGGACTCCGGGCAACCACGAACTGTGGACCATCGACAGGGATGCCGTGGCGCTGCGTGGCCGGGCACGGTACGACCACCTCGTCGAAGTGTGCCGCGGACTCGGCGTCTCCACGCCCGAGGATCCCTTCCCCCACTGGCCGGGACCGGACGGGCCGGTGGCGATCGCACCCGTCTTCGTCCTGTACGACTACACCTTCCTGGCCCCGGGGACGACGACGAAGGAAGAGTCCCTGGCCCGCGCGCACGAGGTCGGCATCGTGTGCACCGACGAGTTCATGCTCCACCCCGATCCGTACCCGACCCGCGACGACTGGTGCCGGGCCCGGGTCGCGCAGACCGAACAGCGGCTGGCCGCGCACGATCCGGCGGTCCCGCTCGTGATCGCCGGGCACTGGCCACTGGTGCGGCAGCCCACCGATGTCCTGTGGCACCCGGAGTTCGCCCAGTGGTGCGGCACCGAGCTCACCGCCGACTGGCACCGTAGGTTCGACGTGGAGGCCGTGGTGTACGGCCATCTCCACATTCCCCGTACGACCTGGTACGACGGGGTGCGCTTCGAGGAGGTCTCGATCGGCTATCCCCGGGAATGGCGCGAACGGGGCCATCCGCTGGGGCTGTTGCGGCAGATCCTGCCCTACGCGGAGCGCCCCGCCACCCCGGTCGAAGCGCACGCGGACGGTCGGGAGGAGACGTCGTGA
- a CDS encoding 4'-phosphopantetheinyl transferase family protein → MIERILPLYVASAETCDEDAPPGTLFPEEEALVATSVAKRRHEFAAARWCARRTMAAVGLPPAPVLRGHRGMPLWPAGYVGSMTHCDGYRAAALAKAEDLRGLGVDAEPNAPLPSGVWEIISLPSERERLLSYGDVAAREAGSEPDGTGTVHWDRLLFSAKESVFKTWYPLTRIELDFSEADITFHRTSPNTTEGTLSARLLRSAPGIPPTLTGRWLVHDGIAATAVTLPG, encoded by the coding sequence GTGATCGAACGGATCCTGCCCCTGTACGTGGCCAGCGCGGAGACCTGTGACGAGGACGCGCCGCCCGGCACCCTGTTCCCGGAGGAAGAGGCGCTCGTGGCCACGAGCGTGGCCAAACGGCGGCACGAATTCGCCGCGGCGCGCTGGTGCGCACGCCGGACGATGGCCGCTGTCGGCCTGCCGCCCGCTCCCGTGCTGCGCGGCCACCGCGGAATGCCGCTGTGGCCCGCCGGCTACGTCGGCAGCATGACGCACTGCGACGGCTACCGTGCGGCGGCGCTGGCGAAGGCGGAGGACCTGAGGGGGCTCGGCGTCGACGCCGAGCCCAACGCACCGCTGCCGTCCGGTGTCTGGGAGATCATCTCGCTCCCGTCGGAGCGCGAACGGCTGCTGTCGTACGGTGACGTGGCGGCCCGCGAGGCCGGTTCGGAACCCGACGGAACGGGGACCGTTCACTGGGACCGGCTCCTGTTCAGCGCCAAGGAGAGCGTGTTCAAGACGTGGTACCCGCTCACCCGGATCGAGCTCGACTTCAGCGAGGCGGACATCACGTTCCACCGCACGTCACCGAACACGACCGAAGGCACGCTCAGTGCACGGCTGTTGAGGTCCGCGCCCGGCATCCCGCCGACGCTCACGGGGAGATGGCTGGTTCACGACGGCATCGCGGCGACGGCGGTCACCTTGCCGGGGTGA
- a CDS encoding histidine phosphatase family protein: MESEVTVRVMLVSPAMNAALREARFEGDAPLDESGVRRARAAAAGVPDAELCVSGGSERCLRTTEALGLRPGPEPAPADWDLGRWRGRRLSDVSDSEPEAVAAWLSDPSAAPHGGESLSELCARVGGWLDGLGEDRGRVLAVVEPAVVRAAVVHGLGLPATAFWRLDVAPLTLTQLSGRLGRWNLTCGQPLVSEGR, translated from the coding sequence ATGGAGAGCGAAGTGACGGTACGGGTGATGTTGGTCTCGCCGGCGATGAACGCCGCTCTGCGAGAGGCCCGGTTCGAGGGGGACGCACCCCTCGACGAGTCCGGAGTGCGGCGTGCCCGCGCCGCCGCGGCGGGCGTGCCGGACGCGGAGCTGTGCGTCAGCGGCGGCTCCGAACGCTGTCTGCGGACCACCGAGGCGCTCGGCCTGCGGCCCGGGCCCGAACCCGCTCCCGCGGACTGGGACCTGGGGCGCTGGCGCGGGCGTCGGCTGTCCGATGTGAGCGACAGCGAGCCCGAAGCCGTGGCGGCCTGGCTCTCCGACCCGTCCGCCGCTCCGCACGGCGGCGAGTCCCTGTCGGAGCTGTGCGCGCGGGTCGGCGGCTGGCTCGACGGCCTGGGAGAGGACAGAGGCCGGGTGCTCGCCGTCGTCGAGCCAGCTGTCGTGCGCGCGGCGGTCGTCCACGGGCTGGGTCTGCCCGCGACGGCGTTCTGGCGCCTCGACGTCGCCCCACTGACGCTCACCCAGCTCAGCGGACGCCTCGGACGGTGGAACCTGACGTGTGGTCAGCCCCTGGTTTCCGAAGGCCGCTGA
- a CDS encoding CbtB domain-containing protein: MAQSAAVTTGAPAITPISLKALAPWAAFFGILMLVLLYFVGAEQGAISVIAGEGVHEWVHDGRHLLGFPCH; this comes from the coding sequence ATGGCACAGTCTGCTGCCGTCACCACCGGCGCACCCGCCATCACTCCCATCTCGCTGAAGGCCCTTGCACCGTGGGCTGCCTTCTTCGGCATTCTCATGCTCGTCCTGCTGTACTTCGTCGGCGCCGAGCAGGGTGCCATCTCGGTCATCGCCGGCGAAGGCGTTCACGAGTGGGTCCACGACGGCCGGCATCTGCTCGGTTTCCCCTGCCACTGA
- a CDS encoding CbtA family protein translates to MNSISVRALLVRGMLAGLVAGALALVVAYFLGESQVDAAIALEEAHHHDHGGGEELVSRTMQATGGLATGILVFGVAVGGIAALVFCYALGRIGDFGPRATAAFVAGGALLTVYVVPFLKYPANPPAVGNPDTIGQRTGLFFLMVALSVLLAVAAVILGKRLAPQVGNWNATIAAFAGFVLLIGLAYAFLPSFNEVGKDFPATLLWQFRLSTLAIQATLWTAFGLIFGYLTERLLEPQTDRSRAGTEAAPRTVGAVS, encoded by the coding sequence GTGAACTCCATATCTGTCAGGGCTCTGCTCGTCCGCGGGATGCTGGCGGGCCTCGTCGCGGGCGCGCTCGCCCTCGTCGTCGCCTACTTCCTCGGCGAGTCCCAAGTGGACGCCGCCATCGCGCTGGAAGAGGCTCACCACCACGACCACGGCGGCGGCGAGGAACTCGTCAGCCGCACCATGCAGGCCACCGGCGGGCTCGCCACCGGGATCCTGGTGTTCGGCGTGGCGGTCGGCGGCATCGCCGCACTCGTCTTCTGTTACGCACTCGGCCGCATCGGCGACTTCGGCCCCCGGGCCACGGCCGCCTTCGTAGCCGGTGGCGCGCTGCTGACGGTGTACGTCGTGCCGTTCCTGAAGTACCCGGCGAACCCGCCGGCCGTCGGCAATCCCGACACCATCGGCCAGCGCACCGGCCTCTTCTTCCTGATGGTCGCACTGAGCGTGCTGCTGGCCGTCGCCGCCGTCATCCTCGGCAAACGGCTCGCACCTCAGGTGGGCAACTGGAACGCGACGATCGCCGCGTTCGCGGGCTTCGTCCTGCTCATCGGGCTCGCCTACGCCTTCCTGCCCTCGTTCAACGAGGTCGGCAAGGACTTCCCGGCCACGCTGCTCTGGCAGTTCCGGCTGTCCACCCTCGCCATCCAGGCGACGCTGTGGACCGCCTTCGGTCTGATCTTCGGATACCTGACCGAACGCCTGCTGGAGCCGCAGACGGACCGCTCGCGCGCGGGCACGGAAGCGGCGCCCCGGACGGTGGGGGCGGTGAGCTGA
- a CDS encoding GNAT family N-acetyltransferase: MTTRLALHPMSPAEAADLVAGRPAPDALWAPGYPDEGDRFGAGRYVRTCETVGDPRPFGAFEIRRREDGQAIGGMGFHGAPDEEGQVTIGYSVVPAARGNGYASEALRALLEFARAQGATSVKGDANLDNTGSHRVMTAAGMRLVGVDDQLHHYLVDWTDEES, translated from the coding sequence GTGACAACACGCCTGGCACTGCACCCGATGAGCCCGGCCGAAGCTGCTGACCTGGTGGCGGGCCGACCGGCGCCCGACGCCCTGTGGGCCCCCGGGTACCCAGACGAAGGCGACAGGTTCGGCGCCGGGCGCTACGTGCGCACGTGCGAGACGGTCGGTGACCCCCGGCCGTTCGGCGCCTTCGAGATCAGGCGGCGGGAGGACGGACAGGCGATCGGCGGGATGGGATTCCACGGCGCACCCGACGAGGAGGGCCAGGTGACCATCGGCTACAGCGTGGTCCCCGCGGCCCGGGGGAACGGGTACGCCTCCGAGGCGCTTCGCGCCCTGCTGGAGTTCGCCCGCGCGCAGGGCGCCACGTCCGTGAAGGGTGACGCCAACCTCGACAACACCGGGTCGCACCGCGTCATGACCGCCGCGGGGATGCGGCTCGTCGGCGTGGACGATCAGTTGCACCACTACCTCGTCGACTGGACCGACGAGGAGTCATAG
- a CDS encoding SDR family oxidoreductase has product MSEHNAPSRRRVAVVMGGSRGIGRESAERLAADGFAVVVNYVGRRTEAEAAVAAIVAAGGEALAHRADVADEVAVSALFDAAEDAFGGVDVVVHAAGVMTLAPLVDTDLDALDRMHRTNIRGTFVVDQQAARRLREGGAIINFSSSVLSLSLPGYSAYAATKGAVEAMTLILARELRGRDITVNAVAPGPTATALFLDGKDEETVARMAAQPPLERLGTPQDIAEVVSFLAGPARWVNGQVVRANGGIV; this is encoded by the coding sequence ATGAGCGAGCACAACGCCCCCAGCCGCCGCCGGGTCGCCGTCGTCATGGGAGGCTCCCGCGGCATCGGCCGCGAGAGCGCCGAACGGCTGGCGGCGGACGGATTCGCGGTCGTCGTCAACTACGTGGGCCGGCGCACCGAGGCCGAAGCCGCGGTCGCCGCCATCGTCGCCGCGGGGGGAGAGGCCCTCGCACACCGCGCGGACGTGGCCGACGAGGTCGCTGTCTCCGCCCTCTTCGACGCGGCCGAGGACGCCTTCGGGGGAGTCGACGTGGTCGTCCACGCCGCAGGCGTGATGACGCTGGCCCCCCTGGTGGACACGGACCTGGACGCGCTGGACCGGATGCACCGCACCAACATCCGCGGCACCTTCGTCGTCGATCAGCAGGCCGCCCGCCGCCTGCGCGAGGGCGGAGCGATCATCAACTTCTCCAGTTCCGTGCTGTCGCTGTCCCTCCCCGGCTACAGCGCCTACGCGGCTACGAAGGGTGCCGTCGAGGCCATGACGCTGATCCTGGCCCGCGAGCTGCGCGGCCGGGACATCACGGTCAACGCGGTCGCGCCCGGACCGACGGCGACGGCCCTGTTCCTGGACGGCAAGGACGAGGAGACCGTGGCGAGGATGGCGGCCCAGCCGCCGCTGGAGCGCCTCGGTACGCCACAGGACATCGCGGAAGTCGTTTCCTTCCTCGCGGGCCCTGCCCGCTGGGTCAACGGCCAGGTCGTCCGCGCCAACGGCGGCATCGTCTGA
- a CDS encoding TetR/AcrR family transcriptional regulator has protein sequence MSTRERILEVAAGLVAESPDGDVSTRAVCEAAQVGAPALYRHFGDKEGLLSAVVDHGFDAYLATKRERGESTDPVADLRNGWDSHVDFALRNPNLYRLMNSPAMRTPPASALESHRILTRDLERAAERGRLLVTPELAAQMIMSANVGVALMLVARPATFSDHSVSRRVRDAVHASVLTPDPTDGDASDTAVSAAAVPSTAATLSALLRKSHGAGLSTAEAALMTEWLDRVSNAPGGPEPKPRA, from the coding sequence ATGAGTACACGAGAGCGCATTCTCGAGGTGGCGGCCGGGCTGGTCGCGGAGTCCCCGGACGGCGACGTCTCCACGCGTGCCGTGTGTGAGGCCGCACAGGTGGGCGCACCCGCCCTGTACCGGCACTTCGGGGACAAGGAAGGTCTGCTGTCGGCCGTTGTCGACCACGGCTTCGATGCGTACCTCGCGACCAAAAGGGAACGCGGCGAGTCCACGGACCCGGTGGCGGATCTCCGCAACGGCTGGGACAGCCACGTGGACTTCGCTCTGCGCAACCCGAATCTGTACCGCCTGATGAACTCGCCCGCGATGCGCACCCCGCCCGCGTCGGCGCTCGAATCGCACCGGATTCTCACCCGGGACCTGGAGCGCGCGGCGGAACGGGGAAGGCTGCTGGTCACCCCCGAACTGGCCGCCCAGATGATCATGTCGGCCAACGTGGGCGTGGCGCTCATGCTGGTGGCCCGCCCGGCGACCTTCTCCGACCACTCGGTATCGCGGCGGGTCCGTGACGCCGTGCACGCCTCGGTCCTCACACCCGACCCGACCGACGGCGACGCGTCGGACACGGCGGTCTCCGCAGCGGCGGTCCCGTCCACCGCGGCCACCTTGAGCGCCTTGCTGCGAAAGTCCCACGGGGCGGGGCTCAGTACGGCCGAGGCGGCCCTGATGACGGAATGGCTGGACCGGGTCTCGAACGCGCCGGGAGGCCCGGAGCCGAAGCCCCGGGCCTGA
- a CDS encoding tetratricopeptide repeat protein, which produces MSDTYYEFGTAADRWDRAQMFFDAKEYLTAARILGGLVEEVPEQVAPRLLLARAYYHSARLGKAETELRAVLERDPVEDYAQLMLGRTLERQGRHAEAVPHLRMAAALTGDFGPDAP; this is translated from the coding sequence GTGAGCGACACCTATTACGAGTTCGGTACGGCAGCCGACCGCTGGGACCGGGCGCAGATGTTCTTCGACGCCAAGGAGTACCTGACCGCCGCCCGGATCCTGGGCGGACTGGTCGAGGAAGTGCCGGAGCAGGTCGCGCCGCGGCTGCTGCTGGCCCGCGCCTACTACCACTCGGCGCGCCTCGGCAAGGCCGAGACGGAGCTCCGCGCCGTCCTGGAGCGCGACCCCGTGGAGGACTACGCGCAGCTGATGCTGGGCCGCACCCTGGAGCGGCAGGGGCGGCACGCGGAGGCGGTCCCCCACCTGCGGATGGCGGCGGCACTGACCGGGGATTTCGGGCCGGACGCGCCGTAG
- a CDS encoding pirin family protein codes for MSNLDRQATPSVCGGRGFVVAEPVRELLAPRRVRLGESTEVRRLLPNLGRRMVGAWAFVDHYGPDDIADEPGMQVPPHPHMGLQTVSWLHDGEVLHRDSVGSLRTIRPRELGLMTSGKAISHSEESPKPHARFLHGAQLWVALPDAHRNVDPHFQHHTDLPTVVAPGLVATVILGELDGAASPGTAYTPIVGADLALTSGAEARVPLDPDFEYAVLSMSGEAEVDGVPVLPGSMLYLGCGRTELPLRALSDAGLMLLGGEPFEEEIVMWWNFVGRSHEEIEQARSDWMAGDRFGEVHGYDGDRLAAPDMPPVALKPRGRVR; via the coding sequence ATGAGCAATCTCGATCGCCAGGCCACCCCCTCCGTGTGCGGAGGACGGGGCTTCGTCGTCGCCGAGCCGGTACGTGAACTACTCGCCCCTCGCCGTGTCCGGCTGGGTGAATCCACCGAGGTGCGCAGGCTGCTGCCGAATCTGGGACGCCGCATGGTGGGCGCGTGGGCCTTCGTGGACCACTACGGTCCCGACGACATCGCCGACGAGCCGGGCATGCAGGTGCCGCCCCACCCGCACATGGGGCTGCAGACGGTCAGCTGGCTCCATGACGGCGAGGTCCTGCACCGCGACAGCGTGGGCAGCCTCCGGACGATTCGCCCGCGCGAACTGGGTCTCATGACCTCCGGCAAGGCGATCAGCCACTCCGAGGAGAGCCCGAAGCCGCACGCCAGGTTTCTGCACGGCGCCCAGCTCTGGGTGGCCCTGCCCGACGCGCATCGGAACGTCGATCCGCACTTCCAGCACCACACCGACCTGCCCACCGTCGTCGCACCCGGTCTCGTCGCCACGGTGATCCTCGGGGAACTCGACGGCGCGGCGTCGCCCGGCACCGCGTACACCCCGATCGTCGGCGCCGACCTGGCCCTGACGAGCGGCGCCGAGGCCCGGGTGCCCCTCGACCCCGACTTCGAGTACGCCGTCCTGTCGATGTCCGGCGAGGCGGAGGTCGACGGCGTCCCCGTCCTGCCCGGCTCGATGCTCTACCTCGGCTGCGGCCGCACCGAACTCCCCCTGCGCGCCCTCTCGGACGCCGGCCTCATGCTGCTCGGCGGTGAGCCGTTCGAGGAGGAGATCGTCATGTGGTGGAACTTCGTCGGGCGTTCGCACGAGGAGATCGAGCAGGCGCGTTCGGACTGGATGGCCGGCGATCGTTTCGGGGAAGTCCATGGCTACGACGGAGACCGGCTGGCCGCCCCCGACATGCCGCCTGTGGCACTGAAGCCGCGGGGAAGGGTGCGCTGA
- a CDS encoding mechanosensitive ion channel family protein — protein MTRDLTLHGWIVAGVWVAVGLAAGVLLRILLRWLSKHATRTRWSGDDVLVDALRALVPIAALAAGVAAAAAALPLTGRVNNAVNEILTVLLILAATITAARVITGLVRAVTQSRSGVAGSATIFVNITRVVVLAIGCLVVLQTLGISIAPLLTALGVGGLAVALALQDTLANLFAGIHILASKTIQPGDYIRLTSGEEGYVVDINWRNTVVRNLSNNLVIIPNDQLSSTNMTNFSRPEQEMTLTVQVGVGYDSDLEHVERVTAEIVTEVMTEVEGAVPEHEPAVRFHTFGDSRISFTVILGVGEFSDQYRIKHEFIKRLHKRYRVEGIRIPSPARTVALQQNGVAIPPQRDGSLSIP, from the coding sequence GTGACCCGGGACCTCACGCTTCACGGCTGGATCGTCGCGGGCGTCTGGGTGGCCGTCGGGCTCGCGGCGGGCGTCTTGTTGCGCATCCTCCTGCGCTGGCTGAGCAAGCACGCGACCCGTACCCGGTGGAGCGGGGACGACGTCCTCGTCGACGCGCTGCGCGCGCTGGTGCCGATCGCGGCGCTCGCGGCCGGAGTAGCGGCCGCCGCGGCGGCGCTGCCGCTGACCGGCCGGGTCAACAACGCCGTCAACGAGATCCTGACGGTCCTGCTCATCCTCGCCGCGACCATCACCGCGGCACGCGTGATCACCGGCCTGGTGCGGGCGGTCACGCAGTCCCGTTCCGGTGTCGCCGGATCGGCCACGATCTTCGTCAACATCACCCGCGTCGTCGTCCTGGCCATAGGCTGCCTGGTCGTTCTGCAGACCCTGGGCATCTCCATAGCTCCGCTGCTCACCGCCCTCGGTGTCGGCGGTCTCGCGGTCGCCCTGGCTCTCCAGGACACGCTCGCCAATCTCTTCGCGGGCATCCACATCCTCGCCTCGAAGACGATCCAGCCCGGCGACTACATCCGTCTCACCAGCGGGGAGGAGGGTTACGTCGTCGACATCAACTGGCGCAACACCGTCGTACGCAACCTCTCCAACAACCTCGTCATCATCCCGAACGACCAGCTATCCAGCACCAACATGACCAACTTCAGCCGCCCGGAACAGGAGATGACCCTCACCGTGCAGGTCGGCGTCGGCTATGACAGCGACCTGGAGCACGTGGAGCGCGTCACCGCCGAGATCGTGACCGAGGTCATGACGGAGGTCGAAGGCGCGGTGCCCGAGCACGAACCCGCCGTCCGCTTCCACACGTTCGGGGACTCACGGATCAGCTTCACCGTAATCCTGGGCGTGGGTGAGTTCAGCGACCAATACCGGATCAAGCACGAGTTCATCAAGCGGCTGCACAAGCGCTACCGCGTGGAGGGCATCCGCATTCCCTCCCCGGCGCGTACCGTCGCCCTCCAGCAGAACGGCGTGGCGATTCCCCCGCAACGCGACGGATCCCTTTCGATCCCGTAG
- a CDS encoding class I SAM-dependent methyltransferase, which yields MQDIVVDPVAHNRAAWDKCVQEGNEWSRPVSAEDVERARMGDWSIVLIGREPVDRSWLPTDLTGKDVLCLASGGGQQGPILAAAGARVTVFDNSPRQLGQDQMVAARDGLELRTVLGDMRDLSAFGDATFDVVFHPVSNLFVPDLAPVWRECFRVLRPGGTLLVGFLNPDAYLFDHEALDERGELIVVHKLPYSDVTQYSAEERATKFGADAPLEYSHTLTDQIGGQLAAGFVLTGFAEAPHQSNASAPYMSNYFATLAVKPG from the coding sequence GTGCAGGACATTGTTGTCGACCCCGTTGCCCACAATCGGGCAGCCTGGGACAAGTGTGTCCAAGAGGGCAACGAGTGGTCGAGGCCGGTGAGTGCTGAGGACGTCGAGCGCGCCCGCATGGGCGACTGGTCGATTGTTCTCATCGGGCGTGAGCCGGTCGACCGCTCCTGGCTGCCGACGGACCTGACCGGCAAGGACGTGTTGTGCCTGGCCTCCGGCGGTGGCCAGCAGGGTCCGATCCTCGCCGCCGCAGGGGCGCGGGTCACCGTATTCGACAACTCACCCCGCCAGCTCGGCCAGGACCAGATGGTGGCGGCGCGCGACGGGCTCGAGCTGCGCACCGTCCTAGGCGACATGCGCGACCTCAGCGCCTTCGGCGACGCAACATTCGACGTCGTATTCCATCCGGTCTCCAACCTATTTGTACCAGACTTGGCACCGGTGTGGCGTGAGTGCTTCCGCGTCCTGCGACCGGGCGGAACTCTGCTCGTGGGCTTCCTCAATCCTGATGCGTACTTGTTCGACCACGAGGCGCTCGACGAGCGCGGCGAGCTGATCGTCGTGCACAAGCTGCCCTACAGCGATGTCACGCAGTACTCCGCCGAGGAACGCGCCACGAAGTTCGGCGCGGATGCCCCTCTTGAATACAGCCACACCCTCACCGACCAGATCGGCGGGCAACTCGCCGCGGGGTTCGTCCTCACCGGCTTCGCGGAAGCGCCGCACCAATCCAACGCATCCGCTCCATACATGTCGAACTATTTTGCGACGCTGGCGGTCAAGCCGGGCTGA
- a CDS encoding glutaredoxin domain-containing protein, which produces MMRAWILPMLLGFCGSLVAIGLFRQGSPGEAAAILLMFVLLAGVNSPLVFPRSIGALEAQRHSAVDGRPVVYWRPGCRYCLRLRIRLGRSTRQLHWVDIWRDPDGAAVVRAANEGNETVPTVVVAGRPHANPDPEWVREQLSPPA; this is translated from the coding sequence ATGATGCGCGCGTGGATCTTGCCGATGCTGCTGGGGTTCTGCGGCTCACTCGTTGCGATCGGGCTGTTCCGCCAGGGAAGCCCCGGGGAGGCCGCAGCGATCCTGCTGATGTTCGTGCTGCTCGCAGGCGTGAACTCGCCTCTGGTCTTCCCGAGGTCGATCGGCGCGCTGGAGGCGCAACGACACAGCGCGGTCGACGGCCGACCGGTCGTCTACTGGCGGCCGGGCTGCAGGTACTGTCTGCGACTGCGCATCCGCTTGGGCCGCAGCACCCGCCAATTGCATTGGGTCGACATCTGGCGTGACCCTGATGGAGCGGCAGTGGTACGGGCAGCCAATGAGGGCAACGAGACCGTGCCGACTGTCGTCGTGGCGGGCCGGCCCCATGCCAACCCGGATCCCGAGTGGGTGCGCGAACAGCTCTCTCCACCCGCGTGA